The genomic DNA ACCTCCTCGGCCGTCTCTGTGGTGACGGTGGAGTGGAACACTGACATCGGCCGACTTCCTGGGCGGCGTTCAACCACCACCACTTTGAGCGGGCGACCCGGGACGCTGTACCAATATGCCAACCCTTCGACGACGCGCACCTTGGTGGCACGTGGCTATGGCATTGCTTTAGAGTATTGAAAGAGTACATCTGCTGCAAAGCTCAAGTACTCAGGACCTGGCGATATAGGGGAGTTGAGTGCGACGGTGTGGATGTGGCCATTACTCAGGAGGGCTGCGTCTGCTGCGGCGTTTATGTATTTTTGATCTGCTTGTCCATTGCGATGTATGAGGCAATTCCGACGTTCACGGACCTCGCTCGCTAGTTTTATTGAATTGTTAGGTACGTTGAATTTTTTTTCTGTGGCTTTTTGCAGCTGGCCTAACGTCCCTTCTCCTGGCTGGCCGATTGACTTGAGTTTTGATGATAGGAAGTGTTCGTATTTTGAAATTAAGAGCAATAAATAGTCGCTGCTCATCCGCTGAGTTGCGTGTGCATGCATTGCCTTGATTGCAAGCTTAAAAGATTCGTTGGCTATAAAAGGGGGAACTCCATCGACTGGATCTACTCCCCGGTATTCGATTAGAACGTCAGCCTGACCAAGCTCGGATATTCTGACGAACTCAATAACGTTCCTGATCCGCCAGTAGTTCCTTAGTACTTCTAATAAATCTTGATGTAGATCGGAGTGTGTCATCGAGTTTCACGAATAAGGCGGACGTAACCCCGCATTAGCGGATTGCTGAAACGATAGAGGCCATTCTGTTCTTTGGTTAAGATCGCTCTCCTGTCTGCGGTAATTAATTTCTTCAGTGCCGCGCCTACGGCTTGCGTCGTCACGGGTTCATCGTTTTCTTTTGACGCAATCAAGTTGACCTTTTGAGTTATTGCTGCTGTCGGCGAGACGCGTGCGTTGCCTTCCGATACTGCCCAAACAATTCTCCTGTATATTTCTGATTCTCTGACAGATGGGATTGCTGCTTCGTAGGTCGAGCTGAGTTCGGCATCACAATCTCGGGCCGCTATTTTGATTCCGAGTTCAAAGTCAGCTACTTCCACTCGTTGGGACCCTCGTTTGAGCGCCTGCTCGGCAGTGCTGACGGCGATTAGATGGACGTAGTATGGAAGCTTGTCCGAAACTTCGACAAGGCGCTTTTTTACGATGCCGTCGAATTGTAGGCCTAGGACGAGTTCTCCATGTGCAATGATTTTTGACAATTCGCTCTCGGACATTCGTTCCAAGGCTATTTGTCGAAAATTTCTGACGTTTGAGGTGTGTCCCCGAAGGATTTCGTCTGCTGTCTCAGCAACCCCGATGAGTACGAGTTTGACGTCTGGTCTGTTTGTGGAGAGGTTCTTGCAGAGTTCGGCTAGTCTGGAAATGGTGTCTTGATCTTGAATTCTGTCGATTTCATCGACGACGATCAAGATGGGACCTACGGGAAGCAGTGCTCGGAAATCGTCTGCCGAGAAGTTTGATGCGCTTAGATCGAGATTTATACCTCCAGCTCTGATGTTTTGAGTTTTGGCGTCAAATATAAAGCGGTTGGGATCTTTTTCTGCGAACTTCAGAAGAACCGACCTGCAAAGGGCGGTAAATGAGAAGCTTTTCTCGCAAAAGACCTTGATCGGGTTTTTTTTGGAGGTTGCCACATTGGCAAGAGATGTTTTTCCTGCCCCTCGTTCGCCAAAAATGACGACATGAAGGCCTGGTGCGACAATCGCGCTTTCGACGCGCTCACGTTCAACTTCTCTGCCTTGGAAATCATCAGGATTGTCTATGGGTGCATGAGGACGGAACGCTATGTGCAACTTCTCTTGAATTTCAGGTGTAAGGGGCATTGGTTTTTTTTCTTAGACAGAAGTTAAAATAGGTTCATGCCCGCATCGGTGCTTGCCGGGTGTCCAGACGTCAGCTCCAGTCGGAGTGGACGAAGCCGGCGTCGGGCCGGTCCCGGCGCTGGTAGGTGTGGGCGCCGAAGGCATCGCGCTGGGCCTGGGTGAGGTTCTGCGGCAGCTCGGCGCTGCGGTAGCTGTCGAAGTAGGCGAGGCTGGCGCTGAACACGGGGGTGGGGATGCCCAGCCGCGTGGCCACTCCCACCGTCTTGCGCCACGCGGGCGCCATCTTCTCCAGCACCGGGGCCACGTTGTCCGCGAGCATCAGGTTGCTCAGCTCCGGCTGCTGGGTGAAGGCCTCGCGCAGCGGGGTGAGCAGTTTCGCGCGGATGATGCAGCCGGCCCGCCAGATGCGCGCCATCTCCGCGAGCGACACGTTCCACTTGTACTCGCGCGACGCGGCCTGGATGAGCCGCAGGCCCTGGGCGTACGTGGCCACCCGGGCCGCGTACAGCGCGTCATGCACCCACGCCGCCAGGTTCGCCCGCTCGTCCGCGGACAGCGACTCTCCCGTGGGCCCGGGGAGGACGCGGCTGGCCGCCACGCGCTCGTCCTTGAGCGAGGACAGGTTGCGCGCGTCCAGGGCTCCGGCGATGGACGGCACGGACACGCCCAGGTCGAGCGCCACCTGCACCGTCCACTTGCCCGTGCCCTTCTGTCCCGCCTTGTCG from Melittangium boletus DSM 14713 includes the following:
- a CDS encoding AAA family ATPase; translation: MPLTPEIQEKLHIAFRPHAPIDNPDDFQGREVERERVESAIVAPGLHVVIFGERGAGKTSLANVATSKKNPIKVFCEKSFSFTALCRSVLLKFAEKDPNRFIFDAKTQNIRAGGINLDLSASNFSADDFRALLPVGPILIVVDEIDRIQDQDTISRLAELCKNLSTNRPDVKLVLIGVAETADEILRGHTSNVRNFRQIALERMSESELSKIIAHGELVLGLQFDGIVKKRLVEVSDKLPYYVHLIAVSTAEQALKRGSQRVEVADFELGIKIAARDCDAELSSTYEAAIPSVRESEIYRRIVWAVSEGNARVSPTAAITQKVNLIASKENDEPVTTQAVGAALKKLITADRRAILTKEQNGLYRFSNPLMRGYVRLIRETR